A stretch of DNA from Juglans microcarpa x Juglans regia isolate MS1-56 chromosome 5D, Jm3101_v1.0, whole genome shotgun sequence:
cttttttcaattcCATACACAAATACCGAATACCTTCCGACCCAAGGAACCGTATTCTTTACCCTCGCTCGGGACAAAGCTGTTagtgttgaaaacttgaaacaGAACCTATTACATTTACTGAAATATAAGTAGACggaaaacataaaaacatacaatttttataacattttatataattagaataaaagttaaaaggtAAATACAAACGTATAACCCTcgaacattatttaaataaatatctttcatttctttaaacataaaaataaattatacgtGCACCATTACGCCGTAAAAATAAGATcactttgaatccaaacatCTGAATGCTCGAACCGCCCATGACGAGCACAACTGGGAATGGAGTATTTTCACACCGACTTAGCTGCACACCACCATTACAGAAGGGACCACGACCCGAGgctatgaaatttgaaatttgctGAATTGTCGAGCCATCTCAATTAtataaagtttgaaatttgctttgaaaagcttaaaaagaaatttataaaagagtaCCAACCGGCTAATCCAACTTGTTGAATTAGCTTGGCTGAATTTGCCCGATGCCTTATTGTCATCGAAACCTCGAGACAATCATTTTTCCTTCCTTAAAAAGCTACCAAATTGCACAAATGGTAACGAAGTAAGAACTATCTCCATAGATCTGAAATTGAACAGCTAAAATCTGGACCAGCTTTTCCCAAACGCTTCTAATCCGCCCATACCCAGGCCCCACAAAAAATTAAACGAAAACAAATTACTCGTTCCAAGAACAATTAAGGATAACATTAACAGTAAAAAGAACTCAAGCTACACAAAAACCTTGTGCTATCTGGGAAATTACCTGGAAATCATAGGACGTAACATAGAAAGTTCAAATAATAGTTCGAGAGAAATTCAGCATAAGTTGAACCAAGGGCTAAGAAGTTTTCGCTAGAAGCAATCCAACCTACATAACCAAGAACTCTAGACCAGAAACTACGACTACAGCAATGGCAATTAACTGATTTACAGCTCTACAAGAGCATAATAGCAAACCAAATCAACCACCGAAACCATACAAGGTCCTCCCTTGCCTCTTGAGCGCATAAACCACATCCATGGCGGTCACCGTCTTCCTACGAGCATGCTCCGTATATGTCACCGCGTCGCGGATAACGTTCTCGAGAAATATCTTCAGTACACCACGCGTCTCCTCGTAGATGAGGCCGCTGATCCTCTTGACGCCGCCTCTCCGAGCCAGACGGCGAATAGCAGGCTTGGTGATGCCCTGGATGTTATCGCGGAGAACCTTCCTGTGCCTCTTGGCTCCTCCCTTACCCAGACCCTTGCCTCCCTTTCCACGACCCGACATTTCCACACTCAGACAGATCTAGGGTTTTGAATTGGGaatactttttcttttgcttcgGTGAAATTTCGCTGTATGCGGTTGACAGAGGAGGATTGGATATATATAGGGAACACCGGTGGCGGGTGAGATTTGTGTTTTCTGTATGAGCAGTGGGATGCGTTTTCAACTGTTGGATTTGGGAAGTTATGAACGGTTCATAAAGTCGATCCGCGTCATCCACTGTTGATGAGTTTGAGTCGTCGATAACGTTTCAATCAACGGATGATTGTTGTCAGAGAGTGTTTTGGGAGGATTGTGTTTTCTCTCCAGTCGCTGATGTGGCGCTACTGTTATAAGCACTTTTGAGGATGGCTTGTTTCGTGTTTCTCGACTTCTTCAAGGAAGAGCGGGAATACGGGCCGTCAGATAAGAAATGGTTTGGattgaattattatttacatattttaattcttaaa
This window harbors:
- the LOC121266000 gene encoding histone H4 → MSGRGKGGKGLGKGGAKRHRKVLRDNIQGITKPAIRRLARRGGVKRISGLIYEETRGVLKIFLENVIRDAVTYTEHARRKTVTAMDVVYALKRQGRTLYGFGG